The following proteins are co-located in the Spirosoma montaniterrae genome:
- a CDS encoding Dps family protein, translating into MTTDLNKPETQTKEPKNVQPNIGLDKDVLKKDNELLNAYLADLHVLYIKTRKYHWNVAGPSFKEYHEFFEEQYNQLEEIIDQVAERIRTLGGKPLSTMADYIKNTSLEEDHSGEVKTLNMFERLLSDHEQVVRELRDDVETCDEELNDAGTADFLTGLMEEHEKMAWMLRKYLS; encoded by the coding sequence ATGACTACTGATTTGAATAAGCCGGAAACACAAACTAAAGAGCCGAAGAATGTTCAGCCCAACATTGGCCTTGATAAAGATGTTCTGAAAAAGGACAATGAGTTGCTGAACGCATACCTTGCCGATCTCCACGTATTATACATCAAAACCCGCAAGTACCACTGGAACGTGGCCGGGCCAAGCTTCAAAGAATACCACGAATTCTTTGAAGAGCAGTATAATCAACTCGAAGAGATCATCGATCAGGTAGCTGAGCGCATCCGAACGCTGGGCGGTAAGCCTTTGTCGACAATGGCCGATTACATCAAGAACACGAGCCTTGAGGAAGACCACAGTGGCGAAGTGAAGACCCTCAACATGTTCGAGCGGCTCCTGAGCGACCATGAGCAGGTAGTGCGCGAACTGCGCGATGATGTAGAAACCTGCGACGAAGAACTGAACGACGCCGGTACGGCAGACTTCCTGACGGGACTGATGGAGGAACACGAAAAAATGGCGTGGATGCTCCGCAAGTACCTTTCGTAG
- a CDS encoding DeoR/GlpR family DNA-binding transcription regulator, translated as MNFQQRKQKILQTLDERGSVDVADLVGLLNTSDMTVRRDLGQLAASGLLYRTRGGAMKVSAATDSFRFANKAAVNAGQKDYICQIAARQIQEGDVIFMDCGSTVFRLCAFIRHRRVTVITNSLPVVVELMGSDVSVNLIGGEVDKDRQAVHGLMADEHIARYRANRAFIGVDGISLQNGLSANSEKEASTAVAMARQAEKTYLLCDSSKLETDKYLYFAPLTLFDALITDNEANPAVIDAYRQAGLTVLN; from the coding sequence ATGAATTTTCAACAGCGTAAGCAGAAAATTTTACAAACACTCGATGAACGTGGCTCGGTGGATGTGGCCGATCTGGTGGGCTTGCTTAATACCTCAGACATGACCGTTCGGCGTGATTTGGGGCAATTGGCGGCTTCGGGGTTATTGTATCGCACGCGGGGCGGGGCCATGAAAGTCAGTGCCGCTACCGACTCGTTCCGGTTCGCCAACAAAGCCGCCGTCAATGCCGGGCAGAAAGATTATATCTGTCAGATTGCCGCCCGGCAGATTCAGGAGGGCGACGTGATTTTTATGGACTGCGGCAGTACGGTATTCCGGCTATGCGCATTTATCCGGCACCGACGCGTCACGGTCATTACCAATTCACTGCCTGTGGTGGTCGAACTGATGGGGTCCGACGTGTCGGTGAATCTGATTGGGGGCGAGGTCGATAAAGACCGTCAGGCCGTGCATGGGCTGATGGCCGACGAACACATTGCCCGGTATCGCGCCAATCGGGCGTTTATTGGCGTCGATGGTATTTCGCTGCAAAACGGCCTGAGTGCCAACAGCGAAAAGGAAGCCAGTACGGCAGTGGCGATGGCCCGGCAAGCTGAAAAAACGTATCTGCTCTGCGATTCATCAAAGTTGGAAACCGACAAATATCTTTACTTCGCCCCCTTAACATTGTTCGACGCGCTGATTACCGACAACGAAGCAAATCCGGCTGTTATCGACGCATATCGACAGGCGGGCCTCACTGTTCTGAACTAA
- a CDS encoding META domain-containing protein yields MKILLVSIALLGAISIGCKSAKTTVNTATTAATGGSESLYKYKWTLVELGGKSVTPAGNDRDAHLLFTPEDGGRVVGSTSCNRLTGGFTVEANNKLTFKPGATTRMACPEPNVENEFTAMLGQVNGFSVADKALSLTKDGSTVAKFRGDAVK; encoded by the coding sequence ATGAAAATTTTACTTGTCTCAATTGCGCTGCTGGGTGCGATCAGCATCGGCTGCAAATCGGCAAAAACGACTGTGAACACCGCAACAACGGCTGCAACCGGAGGCAGCGAAAGCTTGTACAAGTACAAATGGACGCTGGTTGAACTCGGCGGCAAGTCCGTAACGCCCGCTGGCAACGACCGGGATGCCCATCTGCTGTTCACCCCCGAAGATGGCGGACGCGTAGTGGGTTCAACAAGTTGCAACCGGCTTACAGGCGGCTTTACGGTAGAAGCCAACAACAAACTGACGTTCAAGCCAGGAGCCACAACCCGCATGGCCTGCCCGGAACCGAATGTAGAAAATGAGTTCACAGCGATGCTGGGTCAGGTGAATGGCTTCAGCGTAGCCGACAAAGCGTTATCGCTCACCAAAGATGGCAGCACCGTGGCGAAGTTCCGGGGCGACGCGGTGAAGTAG
- the nudK gene encoding GDP-mannose pyrophosphatase NudK codes for MQPERVQITEEKLLSDNWYVLKRYTFNILGKNGQWTTQQREAYDRGNGATILLHNPHTDTVILTRQFRLPTYVNGNPDGLLIEACAGLLDNDDPEMAIRRETEEETGFRLTAVQKVLEAYMSPGSVTEKLFFYLAEYTADTERNAGGGVDEEEIDTLELPLQQAMTMIETGEICDGKTIMLLQHLRLQQIAKAFTQN; via the coding sequence ATGCAGCCTGAACGAGTGCAAATAACTGAAGAGAAGCTACTTTCGGATAACTGGTATGTGCTGAAACGGTATACATTCAACATCTTAGGCAAGAATGGGCAGTGGACAACCCAGCAGCGCGAAGCTTACGACCGGGGCAACGGAGCTACCATTCTGCTACACAACCCACACACCGATACAGTGATTCTGACCCGGCAGTTTCGGTTGCCCACCTACGTCAATGGCAATCCCGACGGACTGCTTATCGAAGCCTGCGCCGGGCTTTTAGACAACGACGACCCCGAAATGGCCATCCGACGCGAAACCGAGGAAGAAACCGGCTTCCGGCTCACCGCCGTACAGAAAGTGCTGGAAGCCTATATGAGTCCGGGTTCGGTGACCGAAAAGCTGTTTTTCTACCTCGCCGAATATACCGCCGACACCGAGCGCAATGCCGGGGGCGGGGTCGATGAAGAAGAGATCGACACGCTCGAATTACCGCTTCAGCAGGCTATGACCATGATTGAAACGGGCGAAATCTGCGACGGAAAGACCATTATGCTGCTGCAACACCTGCGTTTACAGCAAATCGCAAAAGCTTTCACCCAAAATTGA
- a CDS encoding glycoside hydrolase family 88 protein: MIQINTDLKLTHFSAKLTRFWAISAQKIRLIDEQYDPAQGSPVFTVQGQYTTRGWTEWTQGFQFGSAILQFDATGDSYFLEVGREKTVDVMAPHISHIGVHDHGFNNVSTYGNLLRLMREGKLPHNTQERNFYELALKISGAVQASRWTTIAQGRDAGAGFIHSFNGPHSLFVDTIRSCRALVLSYSLRHAFQAESDEKINLLERAIQHIRATADYSVFYGEGRDSYDLWGRTAHESIFNTKNGHFRCPNSQQGYSGFTTWTRGLAWAMCGFPEQLEYLATLPDSALEPLGGRASIEAFMLKAARATCDFYIDHTPTDGVPYWDTGAPNLHRLGNYLDRPADPFNAFEPVDSSAAAIGAQGLLRLGNYLTNRGEAEAGQRYWQAGLTVLNTLLDAPYLSTDPDHQGLLLHSIYHRPNGWDYIPDGSPIPYGESSMWGDYHLREVALYLQRIMNNEPYYTFFNCL, translated from the coding sequence ATGATTCAGATCAACACTGACCTCAAACTCACTCATTTTTCGGCTAAACTCACCCGTTTCTGGGCAATTTCGGCGCAAAAGATTCGCCTGATCGACGAACAGTATGACCCGGCGCAGGGGTCGCCTGTGTTTACGGTGCAGGGTCAATATACCACACGCGGCTGGACCGAATGGACGCAGGGATTTCAGTTTGGTTCGGCTATTCTCCAGTTCGACGCAACAGGCGATTCGTATTTTTTAGAAGTAGGACGCGAAAAAACGGTGGACGTGATGGCCCCGCACATCAGCCACATCGGCGTTCATGATCACGGATTCAATAACGTCAGCACCTATGGCAATTTGCTTCGGCTGATGCGCGAAGGCAAACTGCCACACAATACGCAGGAGCGGAATTTCTATGAACTCGCGCTGAAGATTTCGGGAGCCGTTCAGGCCAGCCGCTGGACAACCATTGCACAGGGCCGGGATGCCGGAGCGGGCTTTATTCATTCGTTCAACGGGCCGCATTCGCTCTTTGTCGATACCATTCGGTCGTGCCGGGCATTGGTGCTAAGCTACAGCCTGCGCCATGCGTTTCAGGCTGAGAGCGACGAAAAAATCAACCTGCTCGAACGCGCCATCCAGCATATACGCGCCACCGCCGACTACTCCGTTTTCTACGGCGAAGGCCGCGACAGCTACGACCTGTGGGGACGCACGGCCCACGAAAGCATTTTCAATACGAAAAATGGGCATTTCCGCTGCCCCAACTCGCAACAGGGCTATTCGGGATTCACAACCTGGACACGCGGCCTGGCCTGGGCTATGTGCGGCTTTCCCGAACAATTGGAATACCTCGCTACGCTCCCCGACAGTGCATTGGAACCCCTCGGTGGACGGGCATCCATCGAAGCCTTTATGCTGAAAGCCGCCCGTGCCACCTGCGATTTTTACATCGACCACACCCCCACCGATGGCGTACCGTACTGGGATACGGGCGCACCCAACCTGCACCGGCTCGGCAATTACCTCGACCGGCCCGCCGACCCCTTCAATGCCTTCGAGCCAGTCGATAGTTCGGCGGCTGCCATCGGCGCACAGGGTCTGCTGCGATTGGGCAACTACCTCACGAATCGGGGGGAAGCTGAAGCCGGGCAACGCTACTGGCAAGCCGGGCTGACCGTGCTGAATACGCTGCTCGATGCGCCCTATTTAAGCACCGACCCAGATCATCAGGGCCTGCTCCTACACTCGATTTACCATCGCCCGAACGGTTGGGATTACATACCCGACGGTAGCCCAATTCCCTACGGCGAGTCGAGCATGTGGGGCGACTATCACCTGCGCGAAGTGGCTCTGTACCTGCAACGCATCATGAACAACGAGCCGTACTACACTTTTTTTAATTGCCTGTAG
- a CDS encoding hydantoinase B/oxoprolinase family protein: protein MCKIWIDTGGTFTDGLALDPQGNLHRTKVLSSSRLRGQLINGKIVAPWLTAPIFDGYQARIVETGEEFVVESCSLDGFIVVSVSGRINSPAYGNDNRSRTDNRPRTIELFTGEEAPVLAARLLTQTPLGKPFPPLEMRLGTTKGTNALLERKGGRVALLVTRGFADLLKIGTQQRPSLFQLAIPPADTVYNSVIEINERIAANGDILTPLAAETLNLLLARLREETPDAVAISLLNAYRNPVHEQQLRDALMAAGLPFVTCSTDVSSAPGYVSRTQTAVVDAYLTPVLRSYLDNVQTQLGGHSVRVMSSAGGLVRADLFRPKDSLLSGPAGGVIGAAAVGSDRLPATSSRRLPPLLTLDMGGTSTDVARIDGEPDYRFETTIGPFVLQLPSLAIETVAAGGGSVCWFDGSQLRVGPQSAGASPGPACYGATAPGQPLLLTITDVNLLLEKLHPQQFGIPVFPEKAREALAQLVEHIFSKTGQRPDGLTLLRGFEHIANETMAGAIRKISVSRGFDPAQYSLLVFGGAGGLHGCAIARLLNMEQILLPFDGGLLSAYGIGQAQIERIASRSVLQPLADIETQLAEMADALAEQAKADLQQDVGRKTSIVLKSVTVFLRFQGQEATVDVPLSQQLMADFQDKYRHLYGHYPESRAVEVESVRVVVSTVAEASVVSGPPVSHRHAVPSFQAGAYPAYDWTRLQEGDTFRGPALLLNTTSSAFIEPGWRVVVQGNRDVVADYIADIDARPDTVTNELVQLELFTQRFRAIAEEMGAQLQRTAFSTNVKERLDFSCALLDANAELVANAPHIPVHLGSLGVCARLCLNKLPLGPGDVLITNHPKFGGSHLPDVTLLQGVFTDDEQLIGYVINRAHHAEIGGKVPGSMPPDAVSLTEEGVVLEPQYVVKAGQFLWKTNADRTDNGLEARFTQAPYPTRAIAENRADIEAALASLRAGEAALRNLVRQHGIETVQHYMRQLQQSATEAIMDVLQPLSGQTFCAEESLDDGHTIRVSVGVNEGRVTFDFTGTSGVHPNNLNANVSILHSAILYVLRLWVDKDIPLNEGLMTPVELILPGESFLNPIFPDDETQCPAVVGGNTEVSQRLVDTLLKALGLAACSQGTMNNFLFGNSQFGYYETIGGGTGATTGADGRSAVHQHMTNTKLTDPEELERRYPVRLHQFSIRTGSGGAGRWRGGDGIVREIEFLEPVQATLLSQHRVVAPYGLNGGEPGAVGRQTLIRADGREETLPGIFTRAMQAGERIRIETPGGGGVGE from the coding sequence ATGTGTAAAATCTGGATCGACACTGGCGGCACTTTCACCGATGGCCTTGCCCTTGATCCGCAGGGAAATCTGCATCGTACCAAAGTGTTGAGTAGCAGCCGACTACGCGGTCAGCTTATCAACGGAAAGATCGTGGCCCCGTGGCTAACCGCGCCCATCTTTGATGGCTATCAGGCCCGAATCGTTGAAACGGGTGAAGAGTTTGTAGTGGAGTCGTGTAGCTTGGATGGTTTCATTGTCGTTTCCGTAAGCGGGCGAATTAATTCGCCCGCTTACGGAAACGATAACCGAAGCCGAACCGATAACCGACCCCGAACCATTGAACTTTTTACGGGTGAAGAAGCTCCCGTTCTGGCGGCCAGGCTGCTGACACAGACGCCATTGGGAAAACCCTTTCCGCCGTTGGAGATGCGGCTCGGCACCACCAAAGGCACCAACGCGCTGCTCGAACGCAAAGGCGGGCGCGTGGCACTGCTCGTAACGCGCGGTTTTGCCGATCTACTGAAAATTGGCACGCAGCAGCGGCCCAGCCTGTTTCAGTTAGCTATTCCCCCAGCCGATACTGTATACAACAGTGTTATAGAAATAAATGAGCGTATTGCTGCCAATGGGGATATTCTGACGCCGTTAGCCGCCGAAACGCTTAATTTGCTGCTGGCGCGACTGCGCGAAGAAACACCTGATGCCGTGGCGATTTCGTTGCTGAATGCATACCGAAATCCAGTTCATGAACAACAACTGCGTGATGCACTAATGGCTGCCGGATTACCGTTCGTGACCTGTTCTACAGACGTTTCATCTGCGCCAGGCTACGTATCGCGTACTCAGACCGCCGTTGTCGATGCTTATCTGACGCCTGTACTGCGTTCCTACCTCGACAATGTGCAAACTCAACTCGGTGGGCATTCCGTTCGCGTTATGAGCAGTGCGGGAGGACTCGTCCGCGCCGATCTGTTTCGACCCAAAGACAGTCTGCTTAGCGGGCCTGCCGGTGGTGTGATCGGTGCGGCAGCGGTTGGCAGTGACCGGCTCCCGGCAACCAGTTCACGGCGGTTGCCGCCATTGCTCACGCTCGACATGGGCGGCACAAGTACTGATGTGGCCCGTATCGATGGCGAGCCGGATTATCGATTTGAAACCACCATCGGGCCGTTTGTGCTGCAATTGCCTTCGCTGGCAATCGAAACCGTGGCGGCTGGGGGTGGGTCGGTTTGCTGGTTCGATGGGAGCCAACTACGCGTGGGGCCGCAGAGTGCGGGTGCCAGCCCCGGCCCGGCCTGTTACGGAGCTACTGCCCCCGGTCAGCCGTTGCTGTTGACGATTACCGACGTGAATTTGCTCTTAGAAAAACTGCACCCGCAGCAGTTTGGAATCCCCGTGTTTCCCGAAAAAGCGCGGGAAGCTCTCGCACAGTTGGTGGAACACATTTTCAGCAAAACCGGTCAGCGGCCCGATGGCCTGACGTTGCTGCGGGGCTTCGAGCACATTGCCAACGAGACAATGGCTGGGGCTATCCGCAAAATATCCGTCTCGCGGGGGTTCGATCCGGCTCAGTACAGCCTGCTGGTATTTGGCGGGGCGGGGGGGCTTCACGGTTGCGCCATTGCGCGGCTGCTGAATATGGAACAAATTCTGTTGCCATTCGATGGTGGCTTGCTCAGTGCTTACGGCATCGGACAGGCACAGATTGAGCGGATAGCATCGCGGTCGGTATTGCAGCCCTTAGCTGACATAGAAACGCAACTGGCAGAAATGGCCGATGCGCTGGCCGAACAGGCAAAAGCTGACCTGCAACAGGACGTGGGCAGAAAAACAAGTATTGTCCTAAAGTCAGTTACGGTTTTTCTGCGTTTTCAAGGGCAGGAAGCTACTGTCGATGTGCCACTAAGTCAGCAGCTTATGGCTGATTTTCAGGATAAGTACCGGCATCTCTACGGCCATTACCCCGAAAGCCGCGCCGTGGAGGTCGAGAGCGTCCGGGTGGTGGTCAGTACTGTGGCCGAAGCATCGGTGGTGAGTGGCCCGCCGGTCAGTCATCGCCACGCGGTGCCGTCGTTTCAGGCGGGTGCGTATCCGGCCTACGACTGGACACGCTTGCAGGAAGGCGACACCTTTCGCGGTCCGGCTCTCCTGCTCAACACCACCTCCTCGGCCTTTATCGAACCCGGCTGGCGGGTGGTGGTGCAGGGCAATCGTGACGTAGTAGCCGACTACATTGCCGACATAGACGCAAGGCCCGATACGGTCACAAACGAACTGGTTCAGCTCGAACTGTTCACGCAGCGATTTCGGGCTATTGCCGAAGAAATGGGCGCACAATTGCAGCGAACCGCCTTCTCGACTAACGTCAAAGAACGGCTCGACTTCTCGTGTGCCCTGCTCGACGCCAACGCCGAACTGGTTGCCAATGCCCCGCACATTCCGGTGCATCTGGGTAGTTTGGGTGTGTGCGCACGGCTGTGTCTCAACAAACTACCGCTCGGCCCCGGCGACGTGCTGATTACGAATCACCCAAAATTTGGCGGGTCGCACTTGCCCGATGTAACACTGTTACAAGGCGTTTTCACTGATGATGAGCAATTGATTGGCTACGTCATCAACCGGGCGCACCACGCTGAAATTGGCGGTAAAGTGCCGGGTTCGATGCCGCCCGATGCCGTTTCGCTGACTGAAGAAGGCGTAGTGCTGGAGCCGCAATATGTTGTGAAAGCCGGGCAGTTTTTGTGGAAAACCAACGCTGACAGAACCGATAACGGCCTGGAAGCGCGTTTCACACAGGCTCCGTACCCAACCCGTGCCATAGCCGAGAACCGAGCCGACATCGAAGCGGCTTTGGCCTCGCTCCGGGCGGGCGAAGCGGCTTTGCGTAACCTCGTTCGGCAACACGGCATCGAGACGGTGCAACACTATATGCGGCAACTGCAACAGTCTGCCACAGAAGCTATTATGGACGTGCTGCAACCGTTGAGCGGCCAAACGTTTTGCGCCGAAGAATCGCTCGATGACGGACACACGATTCGCGTCAGCGTTGGGGTGAACGAGGGGCGCGTAACCTTCGACTTCACTGGTACGTCGGGCGTGCATCCCAACAACCTGAACGCCAACGTGTCGATTCTGCATAGTGCCATTTTGTACGTATTGCGGCTTTGGGTTGATAAAGACATTCCGCTGAACGAGGGGCTGATGACTCCGGTCGAGCTGATCCTGCCCGGTGAATCATTTCTAAATCCGATTTTTCCCGACGATGAAACCCAGTGCCCGGCAGTGGTGGGTGGCAATACGGAAGTAAGTCAGCGATTGGTCGATACGCTGCTCAAAGCGTTGGGGTTAGCGGCCTGTAGTCAGGGAACAATGAATAATTTTCTGTTCGGGAATTCCCAATTCGGTTATTACGAAACTATCGGCGGTGGAACCGGTGCTACCACGGGTGCCGATGGGCGGTCGGCGGTGCATCAGCACATGACCAATACCAAACTGACTGATCCTGAAGAACTTGAACGACGGTATCCGGTACGGCTACATCAATTTAGCATTCGAACCGGCTCGGGCGGGGCCGGGCGGTGGCGTGGGGGCGATGGCATCGTGCGCGAAATCGAATTTCTCGAACCTGTGCAGGCAACTCTACTCAGTCAGCACCGCGTGGTGGCTCCCTACGGGCTGAACGGTGGTGAACCGGGTGCGGTGGGGCGGCAAACGCTTATTCGGGCCGATGGCCGTGAAGAAACATTGCCAGGAATTTTCACGCGGGCCATGCAGGCGGGCGAGCGTATCCGAATCGAAACGCCGGGGGGTGGGGGAGTTGGTGAATGA
- a CDS encoding Nramp family divalent metal transporter, with the protein MPKSLSLRAGLGSVLFWSVISAAFIGPGTVTTCAMAGSRFGVSLLWTLMFSTLGTVLLQEAAARVTIASGLSLGELLTQIYGPRIRWLMVLLFGTVTLGCAAYQAGNILGAVSGLGLLTGLSTPVLTALTGLVCITLLWQGSTRFIANMLGLVVFGMGIAFAYVATSASPDPAELIRSLVTPTLPPDSTVLVIGLIGTTIVPYNLFLGSGIGQGQSLAEMRWGIGLAVLIGGLISMAILLSGTLVSGEFSFQTVAQTLENRLGRWAGSLFSFGLFAAGFTSALTAPLAAAVTGRSLLGWREGSWAYRATWLSVMIVGLTFGMLEVKPVPVIVLAQATNGLLLPLVAVFLLVAVTNKAILPVAYRNRPWQTVAMLFVVVVTAFLGLRNLWLAVF; encoded by the coding sequence GTGCCCAAATCTCTTTCGCTTCGTGCCGGACTTGGCAGTGTCTTATTCTGGTCGGTTATCTCGGCTGCATTTATTGGTCCCGGCACCGTTACTACCTGTGCAATGGCCGGGTCGCGGTTTGGTGTTAGTCTGCTGTGGACATTAATGTTTTCTACCCTGGGTACTGTTTTATTGCAGGAAGCAGCCGCCCGCGTCACTATTGCATCGGGATTGAGTTTGGGCGAACTGCTCACACAAATCTACGGTCCGCGTATTCGCTGGCTGATGGTGTTGCTGTTTGGGACCGTCACGCTGGGCTGTGCAGCCTATCAGGCCGGCAACATTCTGGGTGCCGTGTCGGGTCTGGGGTTACTAACGGGTCTGTCAACGCCCGTTTTAACTGCACTGACCGGGCTGGTGTGCATCACACTATTGTGGCAAGGGTCTACCCGGTTTATTGCCAATATGTTAGGTTTGGTCGTGTTCGGGATGGGCATTGCTTTCGCCTATGTTGCCACAAGCGCGTCTCCCGATCCTGCTGAACTTATCCGGTCGTTGGTTACTCCAACCTTACCGCCCGATTCGACCGTACTGGTTATCGGCCTGATTGGTACGACCATTGTGCCATACAATTTGTTTCTCGGATCGGGTATTGGACAGGGGCAGTCGCTGGCCGAAATGCGGTGGGGCATTGGTTTAGCCGTACTGATTGGCGGCTTAATTTCGATGGCTATCCTACTATCGGGAACGCTCGTATCGGGCGAGTTTTCGTTTCAGACGGTGGCCCAAACGCTGGAAAACAGGCTGGGTAGGTGGGCAGGTAGTCTGTTTTCATTCGGTCTGTTTGCGGCTGGCTTCACCTCTGCCCTTACGGCCCCGCTGGCCGCAGCCGTCACAGGACGAAGTTTGCTGGGCTGGCGCGAAGGCTCATGGGCCTACCGGGCTACGTGGCTCAGCGTGATGATTGTTGGCCTGACGTTTGGCATGTTAGAGGTAAAACCTGTGCCTGTTATTGTTCTGGCACAGGCAACCAACGGCTTGCTGCTGCCGTTGGTCGCTGTGTTTTTGCTAGTTGCCGTTACCAACAAAGCTATATTACCCGTTGCCTATCGGAACCGCCCGTGGCAAACCGTCGCCATGCTGTTTGTGGTAGTTGTTACAGCCTTTCTGGGATTGCGGAATTTGTGGCTGGCAGTGTTTTGA
- a CDS encoding DUF6607 family protein, whose product MKTPFLTTCLTAISVLALAQTTPKPADVAAIKAQCGCHDVDFVYAETFAPDKAYQFKDRYQAKGTELVFVDEERPGKLVIQHLLVMGDSLVIKHWREDWLFENTSLLAFDQNATWKRVKKSPADVRGQWTQQVFEVDDSPRYEASATWIHADGKTYWESTVDAPLPRREYTKRHDYNVMRRTNRHRIMPDGYVHEQDNDKIMRSEAGDQLLASEKGLNTYRRTDEKKCQAGKVWWAKHRAYWVDVRTVWNEVLATRSDVALRGQVKGMVLGRELEDLGKTALASTYDSKTTRPLIRQTIEKYLK is encoded by the coding sequence ATGAAAACTCCCTTCTTAACAACCTGTCTGACAGCCATCTCTGTGTTGGCACTCGCTCAAACTACGCCCAAACCCGCCGACGTAGCCGCTATAAAAGCGCAATGTGGGTGCCACGACGTTGATTTCGTATATGCCGAAACCTTTGCCCCCGATAAAGCCTACCAATTCAAAGACCGCTATCAGGCGAAAGGCACCGAATTGGTGTTTGTGGATGAAGAACGTCCGGGTAAACTTGTTATTCAGCACCTGCTCGTTATGGGCGATTCGCTGGTAATCAAGCACTGGCGCGAAGACTGGCTGTTTGAGAACACGAGCCTGCTGGCCTTCGATCAGAACGCCACCTGGAAACGCGTCAAAAAAAGCCCTGCCGACGTGCGCGGGCAGTGGACACAGCAGGTGTTTGAAGTAGACGACAGCCCGCGCTACGAAGCTTCGGCAACCTGGATTCACGCCGATGGAAAAACTTACTGGGAAAGCACCGTCGATGCGCCCCTGCCCCGGCGTGAATACACCAAACGCCACGACTACAACGTAATGCGCCGAACCAACCGCCACCGAATTATGCCCGATGGGTACGTTCATGAGCAGGACAACGACAAAATCATGCGCTCGGAAGCGGGCGACCAACTGCTGGCGTCGGAGAAGGGGCTGAATACGTATCGCCGAACCGATGAAAAAAAGTGTCAGGCGGGTAAAGTATGGTGGGCCAAACACCGCGCCTACTGGGTCGATGTGCGGACCGTCTGGAACGAAGTACTGGCAACCCGCAGCGACGTGGCCCTGCGTGGGCAGGTGAAAGGCATGGTGCTTGGCCGCGAACTCGAAGACCTCGGCAAAACTGCCTTAGCTTCTACCTACGACTCGAAAACTACCCGCCCGCTCATTCGGCAGACAATTGAGAAATATTTGAAATAA
- a CDS encoding sugar phosphate isomerase/epimerase family protein produces MSTTRRHFLTSLTALTGAALLPDSQPAQAGTVPPNTQPLSCNAYTWNTFYGREKKQWMADPDASLTEYVKTGLTAYEPSFNNADDVKKLAPYLAKYKLAMPSVYVNSSLHEAADAQKSIESVVQIATAAKPLGARFVVTNPNPIKWGSDDDKTDAQLTEQARNLDRLGAELRQRGLVLAYHTHAPEHRQAAREFHHMLLASDPKNVSLCLDSHWVYRGSGNSQVALFDVVKLYGKRIVELHIRQSKNGVWQEILSDGDIDYRRLVADLKGQNVRPLLVLEQCLEKGSPNSMGPVEAHRQDIAYARDVFAELL; encoded by the coding sequence ATGTCTACGACCCGACGCCATTTCCTGACCTCGCTCACGGCCCTGACCGGAGCCGCGCTCCTGCCCGATTCGCAACCCGCGCAGGCCGGAACTGTACCGCCCAATACGCAGCCGCTTTCCTGCAACGCTTACACCTGGAATACCTTCTACGGGCGCGAAAAAAAACAGTGGATGGCCGACCCCGATGCCTCGCTGACGGAGTACGTAAAAACCGGATTGACCGCCTACGAACCATCGTTCAATAACGCCGATGACGTAAAAAAGCTGGCCCCGTATTTGGCAAAATACAAGCTGGCGATGCCATCGGTATACGTCAACAGTTCGCTGCATGAAGCCGCCGATGCGCAAAAATCCATCGAGTCGGTTGTGCAGATTGCTACAGCAGCCAAACCATTGGGTGCGCGGTTTGTGGTCACGAATCCGAACCCGATCAAGTGGGGTAGCGACGACGACAAAACCGATGCCCAACTGACCGAGCAGGCGCGTAACCTTGACCGGCTGGGTGCCGAACTCCGGCAGCGCGGCCTTGTGCTGGCCTACCACACCCACGCGCCCGAACACCGGCAGGCCGCCCGCGAATTTCACCACATGCTGCTGGCATCCGACCCTAAAAACGTATCGCTCTGTTTAGATTCGCACTGGGTCTATCGCGGTTCCGGCAACTCCCAGGTAGCTCTGTTCGATGTAGTGAAGCTTTACGGCAAACGTATCGTCGAGCTGCACATCAGGCAGTCGAAAAATGGGGTCTGGCAGGAAATTCTCTCCGACGGCGACATTGACTACCGGCGGCTGGTGGCCGATTTGAAGGGGCAGAACGTGCGGCCTCTGCTGGTGCTGGAACAGTGCTTGGAAAAGGGTTCGCCTAACTCAATGGGACCGGTCGAAGCGCACCGGCAAGACATTGCTTACGCCCGCGATGTGTTCGCCGAACTGCTGTGA